The Spea bombifrons isolate aSpeBom1 chromosome 7, aSpeBom1.2.pri, whole genome shotgun sequence genomic interval AAGAagcggatatatatattaatgggaTTGTTAGCAAAAtaaagctaatatatatatttttttatatatatatccactgaAATGCAGAAAGATAAAAAGAAGCTACTTCTAAAGTTGCGATGAAAACATTCACTAGGTCACAGGAGTAACTTCATGTATCCTTTACATATTAGGTTGAGATTAAAGTTAGGTAGGATAcacttttaatgtaaatatcttTTCAATGCATAATGCCACCTCCATATAGAAAATACATTGTGACTCCCAAACACCCAAGATGAAATGTACACTCACTAGTAACGTATCCAGAGCATCAATTAATGTCAAAGAAAAACTGAAAGACAAAACAGAacggtagagagagagagaaagctattttcactgatttttatttggtaaaatttATGTCATGCCGGTCACTACTTAAGTgagttatattttactttctatctTTCTGCTCCAATAACCCCTTATCTCCTATATCTGCCCCTGTCCAGTATGTAACTCTCTCTATTACAGCCCTCATAGCCTGCAATACCCATCTTCATATTCCCCACAATCAACTAAATTTATTCTGGGTGACTAACATTCCTTCTTCAttcctatttaatctttctctattgTCTGGTACTCTCCTACAATATTCGGCAATTTACTACTTAATCATGTTTTTCTCGATGCAGTCTCATCACCTGCCCCACGTATCTTGTCCATCACAGGTAAGAGGTCGCAACTCATCATCCAGGTAATTGTTGTAAGCGTGATAAAACATGGACTTCACTCGATCCCTGAGGAtgacaaaggaaaaaaagaaacattaatcgCCGAATGTTTAACTAGACTCGTGCAGAATAAAAGTATTTGGCGGTACTACAGACTTCCACAATGATGACTCCGGTAGGAGCCCCAACACCGGCCCATTTAAACATAAAGGAACGCGGTCACCAGCAGCGCCATCTCTACCTGTAATGCGCCGCGTCCTGCTCACTAAACCGGCTCTCCTTGGCATTCTGTACCAGCGGCAGGGCGACCACGAACCCCAAACACACAGGGAGCAGGAGCTGGTTCATGTCCTGTCACTCGTACCGGAGTCCCTCACAGCATTCTGACACAACGTCGCTTCCTGCTTCCTGCTCAGCTGGCGAGAAAAGAGCATTGTGATTGGTCCACGCATTCTAGCGGCTGAATGCTCGCTCAGTATTGGTCAAACTGATGACACGTCCTCCCAATAGCAATGCGTATCCGCCATCTTTACTCCTGGCAGCGATTACGCTAGTTTCGTGATCCGtcgcttttttatttatatgttttgtgtacGGAATTCGTGTGGATTCTCATAAcactgtctatatgtttattatcTGAAGCAAAACGAttgttgaataaaataaatattgtttccaATATATAATACTTTATCCACGCTCACTCAcccttacacatagacattcatgctcacatacactgttacagagacattcatgctccctcacccttacacatagacattcatgctcacatacactgttacagagacattcatgctcactcacccttacacatagacattcatgctcacatacactgttacagagacattcatgctcactcacccttacacatagacattcatgctcaaaatatattttctgtaagatataacaaaatatttttctgtatgatTACGTGTGATGTAAAGTGGAATAGCCTCTGGGCTATTACATAACTTTTAAGTcacttaaatgcaaaaaaaaaaaaaacatgtcagtGGTGACATTAAGTCacataaaaatgatgtatttccAATCTTTAATCAATGTGCATTGCTATAGAATGCTTGATTCTTGTTTTGGAATCCACACAAGATATGAAATCTGAGATCGGTCTAAGCTTTTCCTTCAAGCATGCGAGCAcggtttaattgttttattattcaacATAAAATTTCCAGGTACTTAAAATctaaatttgtaaaatatagcAAGGAAAAGGTATTTTTGCCAAATAGTAAAAGGAATTTTATTGGTGTAACAGTGCTATCCGCGTCAGGTTGGGTCCCTGCGCAGATTCCAGATCTGATTTAGAGCACGGTGGTTGCCCATCAGACGGGACTGGGGTCTACTCGTGATCTTTTTCGTAGATACCAGTGAATGAAAACCATCAGCGCTCCCATAACCATTACAATGGCCGCACTCATTATCACTGCCACTAATGTCGTTTGAGGGATCCGGATGAATGAGGCGTTCTGTAAGTCTACACTTGGGGAGTCAGAGCTTACGCATGAGTTGTCTTTTCCATTATATTCGTATAAAGGGGAACAGGAAGTGCAATTATTGGCAGACGACCCTTTACACGTAAAGCAGGATGGGTGGCAAGCGGCACAAGAACGAACAAGGTGAAAGCTGCTGGGCTCTGACACCTCCGCTCTCTGCGTAGACTTAAAGTATTTGGCAGGGCAGTAAGATAGACAGAGCTTTCCAAAGGTATAATATGGTGCCAAACATTCTATGCACGACCCATTTCTATCCCGCCTCAGACACTTTCTCATGACAGACTTCTTGATTTTCCTGGACATCATGTGTTCATCTGTCCCGTACAAAATCAACGTGACGTGACGTAGAAATCCGTGGTTGGTGTAGCTTCCTCTGTTCCTAAATTCTAAGGTCCAAAGGCCCAATGGATTTTCATCCCAAGATTGTGTGGTCATGAAGGACCAATCTCTGTACCCATCAGTGCTGGTATCATGTGGTCTCTTGCCCATCAGCACAGAACGGGTGCCCATAGGACTGGTAAGATAGATTTCCAGGTCACCTCTGCGACTGTAGCTGAGGGACATTTGGGCTTGGACATGCTCCAGGGATATTATGTGATTGGGGGACCCAGAACAGGCAGTGACATTGTAAGTCAAAATCAGATCTGAATGCACTCTTTTGGGGGTGCTCACAATTGTTATGAGGCACTTTCTTTGAGGCTGCGTTGTCTCCCATGTTTCGGCCAGCTCCACTACTCGTCCAGCATGCAAGAGTCCGTAGCCGAAAAAGTGGCTCACTTTTCTTCCCACTCCATTTATGACCCAATCATCAGCCATTAGGTGGGCAGGACTGGACGCTCTTACCACGATATGTTGTATATCCCTCCATGTAAGAGCTGGGTTTGCCTCCAATGCCAAAGCAAGGATCCCGGCAACAAGTGCAGTGGCGGCTGAAGTCCCGGTGTGTTGATCTGTACACGTGTGGCGTATATCAGTGGTGATAAAAGTCTCTTCCTCACCACCACTGCTGCTGTAAGCGCTTGTAAGTTTGCATGCACACGCCTCACTGTACCAAGGGACTGTTCCACGTTTGGGGACACCCCCAACAGCAATAGTGTAGATACTGTTGGAGAAGCCGTCACTGTTGCAGTTGTCATTCCTGCCACCGTTTCCAGATGCCCAAACAAAGATAGATCCAAGGCCACGGCGGCCATTTAGTATTCCTTTGTAAAAAGCCTCAGAAGACAACTCATCTGGTCCATCCAGTAACATTCCATCATCAGGGGGACCCCAGCTGGCGCTATAAATGTCAATATGCTGTGGGTTAAAACTCAACGACTGAGCTTGAACAATGTCTGTGACTATCCCATCCAGCATTCGCACACCTCCTATTCTAGCGTTGTATGCTACTCCAGCGCCGCAGATATCATTATTGGCAACCGCAGCCACCACGCCTGCACAGCGGGTCCCGTGGTTCTTCTCATTAGATGAGTTATATCGGGGCTGAGGGTCAGGATCGTCGTCATTAAAATCATAACTCGCTTCCGGATCATAGTTTAATGCGAGATCGGGGTGGTCCTTTTCAAGCCCATCATCCAGAACGCTCACCACCACGCCTCGTCCGGTATATCCACGGTTCCAAGCAGCCTGGATGCCTAAGTCAAGATTTTTACCCAGGTACCACTGCAAGCTGAAGAGGGGGTCTGTGGGAACCATATCAGGCTGtcttttctcccttctcttcagcGTCTGCTGCTTAAACCAGCTAACCTTGGGTTCTTTTTTCAGTTGAATATTTCTACCCCAGTGAGGGCTGAAGGATTTCCTTTGAATGCCACGATGAGATAGATGGTAGAAATCACTGCCAAGCACCACCTGCCCAAGGTTGATGAAACCGAATTTCTGTGCAATACGTTCTGCCTCTACAGAGCCATCGGGTATGTGCACAGCCCAGCTATTTGTGTAAATCTCCAAAGTAAAGATCACATGGATCAGAACAGTAACAACGAAAACCAGAGCTATGCTCCTCATCTTGTACTGTCAGCTTACAAAAGCATCTGTTGGCCTAACGGCCAGTGCTTTTATAACCTACACTATGTCACAGTAGAAGGGCGTGGCACATATGTTACATCACAATAGCAGGGCGGGGCTCGGAACTCTCAGCGACAAGCCGGCTAGAAAATGCTTACAGTTTTAATGTCAGTATATAATTTTGAAccagtgtgatatatatatatatatatgtatatatatatatatatatatatatatatatatatatatatacacacggtatatatgcacaaacacacacattatatatataatcacacacagACTACCATTCTAAAATATGGGTTCACTTGGAAAATAACAATTGCAaaggggttttctaacgattgattagccttttaaagttaaacttggattagcaaacacaacgtgccgttggaacgcaggaatgatgggagtgataaagagcctcttTTCAGCTACAATCATTcagtcatttataacattaatgatgcctgtgctgtatttctgatgcatttcatgtcattttaatggacaacaTTTGTTTTCAGAGACAGTTCTATGTGACctcatagagagagagagagagagagagagagagagaatgccaAGTATTTCATAAGTggtaatataaacaaaactCTTGGGGACTCTTATCAAGAGAATCTAAGAGTAAtaaagtaacagagtaataagGTGACATTTAAAGAAGCGACCTGATTAAGGGTTAAAAATTGGGTAGAAAGGGCACGAGAAGACAAGCAGTCGCAGGGTCAACCCTTGAACACTGAACAAGATGGCTCCGGATATAAAAACATCAAATCCATGGCATGTAGCTGTATGTCCTAGCAAGGTCTTGGGATAAGAACGGGATCGGCATATTGTTATCCCGACGACTGAGTGAAGATgcgaccaaggactgattaaggtcggagTCTGCAGTCAAACTCTATTCCTATGTTACCtgtacaaaattaaatatgatttaatgatctcttttttttcccagtgtgaTACAGTGTTAGctaatgcatacacacacatatataacccTGGGGACGGTCACCTGTGGGATCCACAAGGTCCTCCATGATGACCTAATTTTAATGAGAATATACACTAACATTAATCTAAATGCCTATATTATGTGTTTCAATCGTCAACGTGCGCATGCCCAAAGCGCTTTTCATAGGAGTGTGTACTTATGCAGGTTCTGGTACCTTAAACACCTACTTAATGAGTAGACCATCAGGCTACGAGTTATTCTTTTTCTGCTTGTAACAAATAcgtgtttttttcttgcaagGGTTCAAAAACCTACTTTCTTGTTACCATCCGGTTTCAGCTCAGTCATTTTGTGACATAACATTGTAACAGCAGCGGCTCCAGACATACCGTGAACTCCTTGTGGACGATCGCAATGTAGGGGACACATTTTGTGTTATCCCAATGGGCAATAAAACCACCGTACATAACTATCACACTATGCAATGAAGAGATGCATACAACATACATCATACACTGCGCATCAGGCAAGCCCCAACTCTTCAACCAGCGACATCATTAATTAAGAGACATAATCAGAAGCTTTGGGAAGAAAAAGGTACAACCAGGGTTCATGGAATTTTATTAAGAAGAAAAACGACACAAAATCCTGATCCGtttcatacatttataatacatcTATAATAACACAAGACAGGTGGAATTAATATAATCATTGATAACTGTTCATCGGACTTTTAGTCACAAGCCACGTATTGATAGCGAAGTCACTATAAAAACAAAGGGGTAAACTAGCAGTTTTAATGGGTTAACAACTTCCATGTCTGCTTACGGTGAATACTTCACTCGCACACACATAGCTCTTTTAAGTAGCTCCTCACTAATTTCCCTTTAGGTGCCCCTCTAAAAACTATATTGGGATGTTCTTCCAAAATATCTCTTAAGTCATCATCCTTCCTCAGGAGATGCCAATGACGCTTAATAATCCTTTTCATTTTCTCACCTGCTCCGTTATAATTTCAAACAAGAGGAATGCTTCTCATTCTCCGCTGATCTTTTTTCTTGCGTTCAACATATAAAAGATCTTTCTGGATCATActtcttttcaataaaagaaTTCTTAATTGTTTGGGCTTGTTtgacatattgttttttattcgtacagtttcttttttttactataattaaTGTAACTATTTACATCGACTGATTTCAAGGTCTTTAAATTAGAATTTACAACATAAATGTTTAGGTCCAAAAAACCAACTTCATCACCACAAAAGATGGAAGTTAACTTATTTAGTGTAGACAAAGAGATGTTCCCCGAGCGACTgtcctgtatatgtatatattgatcCAAATCTAGTTACCTATTAAAGATATATTGATTACATGTTCTTTATGACTATTAATGAACTTAacatcttttagtttttttttaccatccttaaaaacaataataaaatacgtCCATTAGGAACAGTATAAGATTTTGAGGTTTTTATTATATCTAAATGCCTCAATTCCTTTAATAATTTgtatctttaaattattttcaagaaATTCTTTTCCATCAGATTTTCTGTAAACGTTATACCTAAATATCATCTATGTTTTTAGTTTGTACGACTGA includes:
- the LOC128502233 gene encoding proprotein convertase subtilisin/kexin type 4-like, encoding MRSIALVFVVTVLIHVIFTLEIYTNSWAVHIPDGSVEAERIAQKFGFINLGQVVLGSDFYHLSHRGIQRKSFSPHWGRNIQLKKEPKVSWFKQQTLKRREKRQPDMVPTDPLFSLQWYLGKNLDLGIQAAWNRGYTGRGVVVSVLDDGLEKDHPDLALNYDPEASYDFNDDDPDPQPRYNSSNEKNHGTRCAGVVAAVANNDICGAGVAYNARIGGVRMLDGIVTDIVQAQSLSFNPQHIDIYSASWGPPDDGMLLDGPDELSSEAFYKGILNGRRGLGSIFVWASGNGGRNDNCNSDGFSNSIYTIAVGGVPKRGTVPWYSEACACKLTSAYSSSGGEEETFITTDIRHTCTDQHTGTSAATALVAGILALALEANPALTWRDIQHIVVRASSPAHLMADDWVINGVGRKVSHFFGYGLLHAGRVVELAETWETTQPQRKCLITIVSTPKRVHSDLILTYNVTACSGSPNHIISLEHVQAQMSLSYSRRGDLEIYLTSPMGTRSVLMGKRPHDTSTDGYRDWSFMTTQSWDENPLGLWTLEFRNRGSYTNHGFLRHVTLILYGTDEHMMSRKIKKSVMRKCLRRDRNGSCIECLAPYYTFGKLCLSYCPAKYFKSTQRAEVSEPSSFHLVRSCAACHPSCFTCKGSSANNCTSCSPLYEYNGKDNSCVSSDSPSVDLQNASFIRIPQTTLVAVIMSAAIVMVMGALMVFIHWYLRKRSRVDPSPV